The following are encoded together in the Streptomyces tsukubensis genome:
- a CDS encoding DAK2 domain-containing protein yields MSQTFDAVVVRSWCSLALEALGRAREEIDSINVYPVADGDTGTNLYLTVESAAQAVEAVFTGHEASAALSAPSLGEAVRAMAHGALIGARGNSGTILAQLLRGMAQVLAADPVGGGGGTETAEATATATATATATATAEEAAGAEAVAGVDVTVGVAAVVGADGARAGADGGAVGADDGAVGADDGALLARALRRAAEAAYEAVAHPMEGTVLTVASAAAERTHAVRGGCAAVARAAYDGASTALAATPGQLAVLGRAGVVDAGGRGLVTVLGALYEALSGESVDAVAVRSAGAATGARPAPWQVRAPARNDRVANAVGGDSVANTANTANTANTANTANTANTANTANTADTEGDACGVDAAEWNGQGPAYEVIYLLEASEDAVTRLRRRLDGLGDSLVVVGGDGLWNIHVHVDDAGAAVEAGIEAGRPHRVRITHFASTTEERSPVERTQRAIVAVVPGAGLAELYAQAGASTVLARPGEPPGSGELVDAVRRAHAREVVLLPNDADLRHTAAAAAEQARALGVRVALIPTRSAVQGIAALAVHEGERRFDEDVVAMTSAAGATRYAELAVAERQSWTMAGICQAGDVLGLIDGDVAVIGAAVADTARTVLDRMLAAGGEMVTLVLGDAVSDEVARLLESHVREAHLAVDTVVYRGGRHAALLLIGVE; encoded by the coding sequence GTGTCGCAGACGTTCGACGCCGTCGTGGTACGCAGCTGGTGCTCACTGGCGCTGGAAGCGTTGGGACGGGCGCGCGAGGAGATCGACTCGATCAACGTCTATCCCGTCGCGGACGGTGACACGGGGACCAATCTCTATCTCACGGTCGAGTCGGCCGCACAGGCCGTGGAAGCCGTTTTCACCGGGCATGAGGCCTCCGCCGCTCTCTCCGCGCCGTCCCTGGGCGAGGCCGTCCGCGCGATGGCCCACGGCGCGCTGATCGGCGCCCGTGGGAACTCCGGCACGATCCTCGCCCAGCTTCTGCGTGGCATGGCTCAGGTCCTGGCCGCCGACCCAGTGGGGGGCGGAGGAGGAACGGAGACCGCTGAGGCGACTGCGACCGCGACTGCGACTGCGACTGCGACTGCGACTGCGGAAGAGGCTGCGGGAGCGGAAGCCGTGGCGGGGGTGGACGTCACGGTGGGTGTGGCAGCCGTCGTGGGCGCCGACGGCGCGCGGGCCGGCGCCGACGGCGGCGCGGTCGGGGCCGACGATGGCGCGGTCGGGGCCGACGATGGCGCGCTGTTGGCCCGTGCGCTGCGCCGTGCCGCGGAGGCCGCCTACGAAGCGGTGGCACACCCCATGGAGGGCACGGTCCTCACCGTGGCCTCGGCGGCCGCAGAGCGGACCCACGCCGTCCGCGGTGGTTGCGCGGCGGTGGCCCGCGCAGCCTACGACGGCGCGAGTACAGCTCTGGCGGCCACTCCCGGGCAACTAGCCGTACTGGGGCGTGCGGGCGTCGTGGACGCCGGCGGCAGAGGGCTCGTCACGGTCCTCGGCGCGCTCTACGAGGCACTGTCGGGCGAGAGCGTGGACGCGGTAGCGGTACGTTCCGCGGGGGCGGCGACGGGCGCGAGGCCCGCGCCGTGGCAGGTGCGCGCCCCCGCGCGGAACGACCGCGTCGCCAATGCCGTGGGCGGTGACAGTGTCGCGAATACCGCGAATACCGCGAATACCGCGAATACCGCGAATACCGCGAATACCGCGAATACCGCGAATACCGCGAATACCGCAGACACCGAGGGCGACGCCTGCGGCGTGGACGCCGCCGAATGGAACGGTCAAGGACCCGCCTACGAGGTGATCTATCTGCTGGAGGCCTCCGAGGACGCGGTCACCCGGCTGCGCCGACGCCTGGACGGACTCGGCGACTCCCTGGTGGTGGTCGGCGGCGACGGCCTGTGGAACATCCACGTCCACGTGGACGACGCGGGCGCCGCGGTCGAGGCGGGCATCGAGGCCGGTCGGCCGCATCGCGTGCGCATCACCCACTTCGCCTCCACCACCGAAGAACGGTCCCCTGTCGAGCGGACCCAACGCGCCATCGTCGCCGTCGTACCCGGGGCCGGCCTCGCCGAGCTGTACGCCCAGGCCGGCGCCTCGACCGTGCTCGCCAGGCCGGGCGAGCCACCCGGCAGCGGAGAACTCGTCGACGCTGTACGCCGGGCGCACGCCCGCGAAGTCGTACTCCTGCCCAACGACGCCGATCTGCGACACACCGCCGCGGCCGCCGCGGAACAGGCCCGCGCCCTCGGCGTGCGGGTCGCCCTCATTCCCACCAGGTCCGCGGTGCAGGGCATTGCGGCCCTCGCCGTGCACGAGGGTGAGCGTCGCTTCGACGAAGACGTCGTGGCGATGACCTCGGCGGCCGGCGCGACCCGGTACGCCGAACTCGCCGTCGCCGAACGCCAGTCCTGGACCATGGCCGGCATCTGCCAGGCAGGCGACGTCCTGGGCCTCATCGACGGGGACGTCGCGGTCATCGGCGCCGCCGTCGCCGACACGGCGCGCACCGTGCTCGACCGGATGCTGGCGGCAGGGGGCGAGATGGTCACCCTTGTCCTGGGCGACGCCGTCTCCGACGAAGTGGCCAGACTCCTGGAGAGCCACGTACGCGAGGCACACCTGGCTGTCGACACCGTGGTGTACCGGGGCGGACGCCACGCGGCGCTTCTGCTCATCGGGGTGGAATGA
- the recG gene encoding ATP-dependent DNA helicase RecG — protein MERVPALDESLKKVIGPATAKVMAEHLGLHTVGDLLHHYPRRYAERGELTTLADLPLDEHVTVVARVDTARILTFNAGRGKRLEVTITDGSGRLQLVFFGRGVHKPHQDLLPGTRAMFAGKVSVFNHKLQLAHPAYELLHGESTGEDAAGSWAGALLPIYPATAKLESWKIAKAVDAVLPSAQEAQDPLPESLREGRGLVELPEALLKIHRPHTKADISDARARLKWDEAFVLQVALARRRYADAQLPAVARKRVEGGLLDAFDARLPFTLTEGQRKVSGEIFDDLATEHPMHRLLQGEVGSGKTMVALRAMLAVVDAGGQAAMLAPTEVLAQQHQRSITEMMGELAEGGMLGGSETGTKVTLLTGSMGAAARRRTLLDIATGEAGIVIGTHALIQDVVQFHDLGLVVVDEQHRFGVEQRDALRSKGKQPPHLLVMTATPIPRTVAMTVFGDLETSVLDQLPAGRSPISTHVVPAQDKPHFLARAWERVREETENGHQAYVVCPRIGDEEDQPGDKKKTKPATKGEEQEPPPDDGEKRPPLAVLEIAEQLSRGPLTGLRTEVLHGRMSSDGPDGKDAVMRRFASGETDVLVATTVIEVGVNVPNATAMVIMDADRFGVSQLHQLRGRVGRGSAPGLCLLVTDAPEASPARARLNAVAATLDGFELSRIDLEQRREGDVLGQAQSGVRTSLRMLAVIEDEEIIAEAREEAVAVVADDPELYGLPALRTALEALLDDEREQYLDKG, from the coding sequence ATGGAACGCGTGCCCGCGCTCGATGAATCCCTCAAGAAGGTGATCGGCCCCGCCACCGCGAAGGTGATGGCCGAACACCTCGGCCTCCACACGGTCGGCGACCTCCTGCACCACTACCCGCGGCGGTACGCCGAGCGGGGCGAGCTCACCACGCTCGCCGATCTTCCGCTGGACGAACACGTCACGGTGGTGGCACGGGTCGACACGGCCCGGATCCTGACATTCAACGCCGGGCGCGGTAAGCGCCTCGAAGTGACCATCACGGACGGCAGCGGGCGGCTCCAACTCGTCTTCTTCGGCCGTGGCGTCCACAAACCGCACCAGGACCTGTTGCCGGGCACCCGGGCGATGTTCGCCGGGAAGGTGTCGGTCTTCAACCACAAACTCCAGCTCGCCCACCCCGCGTACGAGTTGCTGCACGGTGAGTCGACGGGTGAGGACGCCGCCGGTTCCTGGGCGGGCGCACTCCTGCCGATCTACCCGGCCACCGCGAAGCTGGAGTCGTGGAAGATCGCGAAAGCGGTGGACGCGGTCCTGCCCAGCGCCCAGGAGGCCCAGGACCCGCTGCCGGAGAGCTTGCGGGAGGGACGCGGTCTCGTGGAGCTGCCGGAGGCGCTGCTCAAGATCCACCGGCCGCACACCAAGGCAGACATCTCCGACGCGAGGGCACGGCTGAAGTGGGACGAGGCCTTCGTCCTCCAGGTGGCGCTCGCCAGGCGGAGGTACGCGGACGCCCAGTTGCCGGCCGTCGCGAGAAAGCGGGTCGAAGGAGGGCTGCTCGACGCGTTCGACGCCCGCCTGCCGTTCACCCTCACGGAGGGGCAGCGGAAGGTGTCCGGCGAGATCTTCGACGACCTGGCCACCGAACACCCCATGCACCGCCTCCTCCAAGGCGAGGTGGGCTCGGGCAAGACCATGGTGGCGCTGCGCGCCATGCTCGCCGTTGTCGACGCGGGCGGCCAGGCGGCGATGCTCGCCCCCACGGAGGTCCTCGCGCAGCAGCACCAGCGCTCCATCACGGAGATGATGGGCGAGCTCGCCGAGGGCGGGATGCTCGGCGGCTCGGAGACCGGCACCAAGGTGACGCTGCTGACCGGCTCCATGGGCGCCGCTGCCCGGCGCAGGACACTGCTGGACATCGCCACGGGTGAGGCGGGCATCGTCATCGGCACCCACGCGCTGATCCAGGACGTGGTGCAATTCCACGACTTGGGGCTCGTCGTCGTGGACGAGCAGCACCGGTTCGGAGTGGAACAGCGCGACGCCCTCCGCTCCAAGGGCAAACAGCCACCTCACCTGCTGGTCATGACGGCCACTCCGATCCCGCGCACGGTCGCCATGACCGTCTTCGGGGACCTGGAGACGTCGGTGCTTGACCAGTTGCCCGCGGGACGGTCCCCGATCTCCACGCACGTCGTCCCCGCGCAGGACAAGCCGCACTTCCTCGCCCGCGCCTGGGAACGCGTACGGGAGGAGACCGAGAACGGGCACCAGGCGTACGTGGTCTGCCCGCGCATCGGCGACGAGGAGGACCAACCGGGCGACAAGAAGAAGACGAAGCCCGCCACCAAGGGGGAGGAACAGGAGCCGCCCCCGGACGACGGGGAGAAGCGCCCTCCGCTCGCCGTGCTCGAAATCGCGGAACAACTCTCCCGAGGGCCACTGACCGGCCTCAGGACCGAGGTGCTGCACGGCCGTATGTCCTCGGACGGGCCCGACGGCAAGGACGCCGTGATGCGGCGCTTCGCGTCGGGTGAGACCGACGTACTCGTCGCCACGACCGTCATCGAGGTCGGTGTGAACGTCCCCAACGCGACCGCCATGGTGATCATGGACGCGGACCGTTTCGGCGTCTCCCAACTGCATCAGCTGCGAGGACGCGTCGGCCGTGGTTCCGCCCCCGGACTGTGCCTGCTGGTGACCGATGCGCCCGAGGCGTCACCCGCCCGAGCAAGACTCAACGCCGTCGCCGCCACCCTCGACGGCTTCGAGCTCTCCCGCATCGACCTCGAACAGCGCCGCGAGGGCGATGTCCTGGGCCAGGCCCAGTCAGGGGTGCGGACCTCGCTGCGGATGCTCGCCGTCATCGAGGACGAGGAGATCATCGCCGAGGCCCGTGAGGAGGCCGTGGCCGTCGTCGCCGACGATCCTGAGCTGTACGGGCTGCCTGCCCTGCGTACGGCCCTGGAAGCCCTTCTGGACGACGAGCGCGAGCAGTACCTCGACAAGGGCTGA
- a CDS encoding trypsin-like serine peptidase, with translation MGTTSVRRRTLYRGLATAGALLLGAATTAVLPPTAALAAQPESVTTHPGATTAGERSRIDTYWTPTRMKLAGAMIPEITPVPEDDNTPDDPRPLPAGTPDPGATWTHGGAVDRNVGRLFFTFSDGYDGSCTATVVSGANHSTVVTAAHCLRGVGPTAGDDTWNHNFYFVPGYRNGTRPLGGFTIKAMATSSRWDADPATVTSDDVAVAGYDTAFLVANPAAGGHRIADITGSQRIAFTKPAEGEFIHTFGYPKDKLNDPSATYSGNRLIHCAGPDRQGPDAPLLWGEGCDMASGASGGPHLAGFDTRTGTGTVVGVTSTTEDLAGGQPDTLYATRLGDNAHVLYDWARTRPA, from the coding sequence ATGGGAACGACCTCAGTCCGCCGCAGGACCCTCTACCGAGGCCTCGCCACCGCAGGAGCGCTCCTGCTCGGCGCCGCCACGACGGCCGTGCTGCCGCCGACCGCCGCCCTCGCGGCGCAGCCGGAGTCCGTCACCACGCATCCGGGCGCCACCACCGCTGGGGAGCGCAGCCGGATCGACACCTACTGGACGCCCACGAGGATGAAGCTAGCGGGCGCCATGATCCCCGAGATCACCCCCGTCCCCGAGGACGACAACACGCCCGACGACCCGCGTCCGCTGCCCGCCGGCACCCCGGATCCGGGCGCCACGTGGACGCACGGCGGAGCGGTGGACAGGAACGTCGGCCGCCTCTTCTTCACCTTCTCCGACGGTTACGACGGCAGTTGCACCGCCACGGTCGTCAGCGGCGCCAACCACAGCACCGTCGTCACGGCGGCACACTGCCTGCGGGGCGTCGGGCCGACCGCAGGCGACGACACGTGGAACCACAACTTCTATTTCGTGCCCGGCTACCGCAACGGGACGAGACCGCTCGGCGGCTTCACCATCAAAGCCATGGCCACCTCGTCCCGTTGGGACGCCGATCCCGCCACGGTCACGTCCGACGACGTGGCCGTCGCGGGCTACGACACGGCGTTCCTCGTGGCGAACCCGGCAGCAGGCGGCCATCGGATCGCGGACATCACGGGAAGCCAGCGGATCGCGTTCACCAAGCCGGCCGAGGGCGAGTTCATCCACACCTTCGGGTACCCGAAGGACAAGCTCAACGACCCGAGCGCCACCTACAGCGGAAACAGACTGATCCACTGCGCGGGGCCGGACCGGCAGGGCCCCGACGCCCCGTTGCTGTGGGGCGAGGGCTGCGACATGGCGTCCGGCGCGAGCGGTGGGCCCCACCTCGCCGGTTTCGACACCCGGACCGGCACCGGCACCGTCGTCGGGGTCACCTCCACCACGGAGGACCTCGCAGGCGGGCAGCCCGACACCCTCTACGCCACCCGCCTCGGCGACAACGCACACGTCCTCTACGACTGGGCGCGGACCCGCCCGGCCTGA
- the rsmD gene encoding 16S rRNA (guanine(966)-N(2))-methyltransferase RsmD, with the protein MTRVIAGTAGGRRLAVPPGNGTRPTTDRAREGLLSTWQSLVGGDLDGERVLDLYAGSGAVGLEALSRGAAHALLVEADARAARTVRENVKSLGLPGAEVRSGKAEQVAAGPAPEEPYTIVFLDPPYAVTNDDLREILVTLRTRGWLHGDALVTVERSTRGGEFGWPDGFEGLRARRYGEGTFWYGRAASTCENAQ; encoded by the coding sequence ATGACCCGCGTGATCGCCGGTACGGCCGGCGGACGCCGCCTGGCCGTTCCCCCGGGAAACGGCACCCGCCCCACCACCGACCGCGCGCGCGAAGGACTGCTGTCCACGTGGCAGTCGCTCGTCGGAGGTGACCTCGACGGTGAGCGGGTGCTGGACCTCTACGCCGGTTCCGGCGCCGTGGGGCTCGAAGCCCTGTCGCGGGGCGCCGCGCACGCGCTGCTCGTCGAGGCGGACGCCCGCGCCGCGCGCACCGTCAGGGAGAACGTCAAAAGCCTGGGGCTCCCGGGGGCGGAGGTCCGGTCGGGCAAAGCAGAACAGGTCGCGGCCGGCCCGGCCCCCGAGGAGCCGTACACGATCGTCTTCCTCGATCCCCCGTACGCCGTCACGAACGACGATCTTCGGGAGATCCTGGTCACACTCCGTACCCGGGGCTGGCTCCACGGTGACGCCCTCGTCACCGTGGAGCGCAGCACCAGGGGCGGCGAATTCGGGTGGCCGGACGGTTTCGAGGGCCTGCGGGCCCGTCGCTACGGCGAGGGAACGTTTTGGTACGGTCGCGCCGCCTCTACGTGCGAGAACGCACAATGA
- the coaD gene encoding pantetheine-phosphate adenylyltransferase, protein MRRAVCPGSFDPITNGHLDIIARASKLYDVVHVAVMINQSKKGLFTVDERIDMIREATAEFGNVEVESFHGLLVDFCKQRDIPAIVKGLRAVSDFDYELQMAQMNNGLSGVETLFVPTNPTYSFLSSSLVKEVAAWGGDVAHLLPPQVHTALTRRLAER, encoded by the coding sequence TTGCGCCGCGCCGTCTGTCCGGGGTCCTTCGACCCCATCACCAATGGACATCTCGACATCATTGCCCGCGCCTCCAAGCTGTACGACGTGGTGCATGTCGCCGTCATGATCAATCAGTCCAAGAAGGGGCTGTTCACCGTCGACGAACGGATCGACATGATCCGTGAGGCCACCGCCGAGTTCGGCAATGTGGAGGTGGAGTCCTTCCACGGGCTCCTCGTCGACTTCTGCAAGCAGCGCGACATCCCCGCCATCGTCAAGGGCCTGCGCGCCGTCAGCGACTTCGACTACGAACTCCAGATGGCACAGATGAACAACGGCCTCTCCGGGGTCGAGACGCTGTTCGTGCCGACCAACCCCACCTACAGTTTCCTGTCGTCGTCACTGGTCAAGGAAGTCGCGGCCTGGGGCGGCGACGTCGCCCACCTGCTCCCCCCGCAGGTGCACACCGCACTCACCCGGCGCCTCGCGGAGCGCTGA
- a CDS encoding cell division initiation protein, whose amino-acid sequence MDVQKKLDEIVATVGGARSMPMSASCVVNRADLLAMLEEVRQALPGSLAQAQELIGGREQMVEEARQEAERIIRTAHDERGTLISDTAVARQSQGEADRILAEARKEAEEVRVEADDYVDSKLANFEVVLTKTLGSVGRGREKLLGTGQGLDDQGYEDPDFSEAPERSHDPETLRQRADAYVDVKLGAFEAVLAKTLDAVGRGRQTLHGRVPTDELGLLDAAGGTQHTSDADYLADLAGPSEGAEPPTRAASAPRPAPTEPQAEPEFPAPAPQIPAQQPSYVQPAAYAYQDQQQDPYGYQQAPYGAQDPYGYVQQDPYAYQQQGYPQQGYDPTAQSQPHQPPASLDETSLFDTSMISAEQLRQYEQQRGYDQNR is encoded by the coding sequence GTGGACGTGCAGAAGAAGCTCGATGAGATCGTCGCGACCGTCGGCGGCGCGCGGTCCATGCCCATGTCGGCGTCGTGCGTGGTCAACCGCGCCGACCTGCTCGCCATGCTCGAAGAGGTACGCCAAGCCCTGCCCGGCTCGCTGGCCCAGGCGCAGGAGCTGATCGGCGGTCGTGAGCAGATGGTCGAGGAGGCCAGGCAGGAGGCCGAGCGGATCATCAGGACCGCCCACGACGAGCGCGGCACCCTGATCTCCGACACGGCTGTGGCGCGGCAGTCCCAGGGCGAGGCGGACCGTATCCTCGCCGAGGCCCGCAAGGAGGCCGAGGAGGTCCGCGTCGAGGCGGACGACTACGTCGACAGCAAGCTCGCCAACTTCGAAGTGGTCCTCACCAAGACCCTCGGTTCGGTGGGCCGCGGCCGCGAGAAGCTCCTCGGTACGGGGCAGGGCCTGGACGACCAGGGCTACGAGGACCCCGACTTCTCCGAGGCCCCGGAGCGCAGCCACGACCCGGAGACGCTGCGCCAGCGCGCCGACGCCTACGTGGACGTCAAGCTAGGCGCGTTCGAGGCGGTACTGGCGAAGACCCTGGACGCGGTCGGTCGCGGACGTCAGACGCTGCACGGCCGGGTGCCCACCGACGAACTCGGCCTCCTCGACGCCGCGGGCGGGACCCAGCACACGAGCGACGCCGACTACCTCGCCGACCTCGCCGGCCCTTCGGAGGGCGCCGAGCCGCCCACCCGCGCCGCGTCTGCGCCCCGGCCGGCTCCCACGGAGCCGCAGGCCGAGCCCGAGTTCCCGGCGCCGGCGCCGCAGATCCCGGCCCAGCAGCCTTCTTACGTCCAGCCCGCCGCGTACGCCTATCAGGATCAGCAGCAGGACCCGTACGGGTATCAGCAGGCGCCGTACGGCGCGCAGGATCCCTACGGGTACGTGCAACAGGACCCCTACGCGTACCAGCAGCAGGGCTATCCCCAGCAGGGCTACGACCCGACGGCGCAGTCACAGCCGCACCAGCCCCCCGCGTCCCTGGACGAGACCAGCCTCTTCGACACGAGCATGATCAGCGCGGAGCAGCTGCGCCAGTACGAGCAGCAGCGGGGATACGACCAGAACCGATGA
- a CDS encoding YceD family protein, producing MKAGKALNARLDHRNPLVFDTHELGRRPGALQRLSRTVQAPGSPTPFGIEGVIGVPEGSPVELDLRLESVLEGVLVTGTARASAEGECVRCLEPLGQQLEADFQEMYSYPDADNRGRAAEPDDDAEDTDDITPLEDGMFDLEPVLRDAVVLSLPMQPVCREDCPGLCSTCGARLADDPEHHHDAVDIRWAALQGLADTTSDGEKDDMGGAEAGVDEKQEK from the coding sequence CTGAAAGCAGGAAAAGCTCTGAACGCCCGCCTTGACCACCGCAACCCCCTCGTGTTCGACACGCACGAGCTGGGACGTCGTCCGGGTGCGCTCCAGCGGCTGTCCCGCACGGTCCAGGCCCCCGGTTCGCCCACACCCTTCGGCATCGAAGGTGTCATCGGTGTACCGGAAGGCTCCCCTGTGGAGCTCGACCTCCGCCTTGAGTCGGTGCTGGAAGGGGTGCTCGTCACGGGCACTGCCCGTGCGTCGGCCGAAGGGGAGTGCGTAAGGTGTCTGGAGCCGCTCGGGCAGCAGCTCGAAGCGGACTTCCAGGAGATGTACTCGTACCCTGACGCCGACAACCGGGGCCGCGCAGCGGAACCGGACGACGACGCCGAGGACACGGACGACATCACCCCGCTTGAGGACGGCATGTTCGACCTTGAGCCGGTACTGCGTGACGCGGTGGTTCTGTCACTGCCCATGCAGCCGGTGTGCCGGGAAGACTGCCCGGGACTGTGCTCCACCTGTGGAGCGCGGCTCGCCGACGACCCGGAACACCACCACGACGCCGTCGACATTCGTTGGGCGGCATTGCAGGGACTCGCCGATACCACCTCGGACGGCGAGAAGGACGATATGGGCGGCGCCGAAGCTGGCGTCGACGAGAAGCAGGAGAAGTAG
- the rpmF gene encoding 50S ribosomal protein L32 produces MAVPKRKMSRSNTRHRRSQWKAAVPNLVACERCHEPKLQHIACPSCGTYNKRQVLEV; encoded by the coding sequence GTGGCTGTTCCGAAGCGGAAGATGTCGCGCAGCAACACGCGCCACCGCCGGTCGCAGTGGAAGGCTGCGGTCCCCAACCTGGTGGCGTGCGAGCGCTGCCACGAGCCGAAGCTCCAGCACATCGCGTGCCCGAGCTGCGGCACGTACAACAAGCGCCAGGTCCTCGAAGTCTGA
- the rnc gene encoding ribonuclease III: MTELSNAKKKAPRTSGGEPADNAASSHTLLEGRLGYHLESALLVRALTHRSYAYENGGLPTNERLEFLGDSVLGLVVTDTLYRTHPDLPEGQLAKLRAAVVNSRALAEVSRGLDLGAFIRLGRGEEGTGGRDKASILADTLEAVIGAVYLDQGLETAAELVHRLFDPLIEKSAGLGAGLDWKTSLQELTATEGLGVPEYLVTETGPDHEKIFTAAARVGGVSYGTGTGRSKKEAEQQAAESAWRAIRAAADERAGQPAETGEPVGSETEPATDHPASA; the protein is encoded by the coding sequence ATGACTGAACTGTCCAACGCCAAGAAAAAGGCTCCTCGCACAAGCGGCGGAGAGCCGGCGGACAACGCGGCCTCGTCCCACACGCTTCTGGAAGGGCGGCTCGGGTATCACCTTGAGTCCGCCCTTCTGGTGCGTGCGCTGACCCACCGCTCGTACGCGTACGAGAACGGCGGTCTGCCCACCAACGAGCGTCTTGAGTTCCTCGGGGACTCGGTGCTCGGCCTGGTGGTCACGGACACGCTGTACCGTACCCACCCCGACCTGCCCGAAGGCCAACTGGCCAAACTACGGGCCGCGGTGGTCAACTCGCGTGCGCTCGCCGAGGTGAGCCGAGGGCTCGACCTCGGTGCCTTCATCCGGCTTGGCCGGGGCGAAGAGGGCACGGGTGGCAGGGACAAGGCGTCCATCCTCGCCGACACCCTTGAAGCGGTGATCGGCGCGGTCTACCTCGACCAGGGCCTCGAAACGGCCGCGGAGCTGGTGCACCGGCTCTTCGACCCGCTCATCGAGAAGTCCGCGGGACTCGGGGCCGGCCTGGACTGGAAGACCAGCCTCCAGGAGCTCACCGCGACCGAGGGGCTCGGAGTACCCGAGTACCTGGTCACGGAGACAGGTCCCGACCACGAGAAGATCTTCACTGCTGCCGCCCGCGTCGGAGGCGTCTCGTACGGCACCGGCACCGGCCGCAGCAAGAAGGAAGCGGAGCAGCAGGCCGCGGAATCCGCTTGGCGCGCCATCCGCGCCGCGGCGGACGAGCGAGCCGGACAGCCCGCCGAGACCGGGGAACCGGTCGGTTCGGAGACCGAACCGGCGACGGATCACCCCGCCTCCGCCTGA
- the mutM gene encoding bifunctional DNA-formamidopyrimidine glycosylase/DNA-(apurinic or apyrimidinic site) lyase, giving the protein MPELPEVEVVRRGLARWVVGRTVEAAEVMHPRAVRRHVAGAQDFTGRLKGHRFSAPLRRGKYLWLPVEDTSSSVLAHLGMSGQLLVRPLEAPDEKHLRVRVRFDDALGTELRFVDQRTFGGLSLHENTPEGLPDVIAHIARDPLDTLFDDAAFHSALCARRTTIKRALLDQSLISGVGNIYADEALWRSKLHYDRPTATFTRPRTAELLGHVRDVMNAALEVGGTSFDSLYVNVNGESGYFDRSLDAYGREDEPCRRCATPIRRRPWMNRSSYFCPRCQRPPRPTSL; this is encoded by the coding sequence GTGCCCGAGCTGCCCGAGGTCGAGGTCGTCCGCCGCGGACTCGCGCGATGGGTCGTCGGCAGGACCGTCGAAGCCGCCGAAGTCATGCATCCACGCGCCGTACGGCGCCACGTCGCGGGCGCGCAGGACTTCACGGGGCGCCTCAAAGGGCACCGTTTCAGCGCGCCGCTGCGGCGCGGCAAATACCTGTGGCTGCCTGTCGAAGACACCTCTTCCTCGGTCCTCGCGCACCTCGGCATGAGCGGACAGCTCCTGGTGCGCCCCCTGGAAGCGCCCGATGAGAAGCACCTCAGGGTGCGTGTCCGGTTCGACGACGCCCTCGGAACGGAGCTCCGCTTCGTCGATCAGCGGACCTTCGGCGGGCTCTCCCTGCACGAGAACACCCCGGAAGGGCTCCCCGACGTCATCGCGCACATCGCCCGGGACCCCCTGGACACGCTCTTCGACGACGCGGCGTTCCACTCGGCGCTGTGCGCCCGCCGTACGACCATCAAACGGGCCCTGCTCGATCAGTCGCTGATCAGCGGCGTCGGCAACATCTACGCGGACGAGGCACTGTGGCGCTCAAAGCTCCACTACGACCGTCCCACCGCCACGTTCACCCGCCCCCGCACCGCTGAGCTGCTGGGGCATGTGCGCGACGTGATGAACGCGGCCCTGGAAGTCGGCGGCACCAGTTTCGACAGCCTGTATGTCAACGTGAACGGCGAATCGGGTTACTTCGACAGGTCCCTGGACGCGTACGGCCGCGAGGACGAGCCGTGCCGACGCTGCGCGACGCCGATACGCCGCCGCCCCTGGATGAACCGGTCGAGCTACTTCTGCCCGCGCTGCCAGCGACCGCCCAGGCCCACGTCGCTCTGA